A genomic region of candidate division WOR-3 bacterium contains the following coding sequences:
- a CDS encoding T9SS type A sorting domain-containing protein yields the protein MCIRDRPKTGAALAYANSKVWLLKGNNTPEFWCYIPSAMSNVKPAMSNLNAQKINTSYPFMLYQNSPNPFKSQTTIRYSISAQSKVSLVIYDVSGRLIKTLVNERKAPGIYSIIWNGTDDNGRKVGQGVYFYVLKTADNKIQRKMLMMR from the coding sequence AGATGTGTATAAGAGACAGACCTAAAACAGGTGCAGCACTTGCTTATGCTAATAGCAAAGTTTGGTTGTTAAAAGGGAATAATACGCCTGAATTCTGGTGTTATATTCCGTCAGCAATGTCAAATGTAAAACCGGCGATGTCGAATCTGAATGCACAAAAGATTAATACCTCTTATCCCTTTATGCTTTATCAGAATAGCCCCAATCCGTTTAAATCACAAACAACTATTCGCTATTCAATATCTGCTCAAAGCAAAGTTTCACTTGTAATTTATGATGTTTCAGGAAGATTGATTAAGACATTAGTCAATGAACGTAAAGCACCGGGAATTTATAGCATAATTTGGAATGGAACTGATGATAACGGTAGAAAAGTCGGTCAAGGTGTCTATTTCTATGTCTTAAAAACCGCTGACAATAAGATACAAAGAAAGATGTTGATGATGAGGTGA
- a CDS encoding sodium-translocating pyrophosphatase has protein sequence MELIFIIAPISAVIALISALILTVRVLKTDEGTPAMKQVASAVLEGANAYLKRQYLGVSLYFLVVFVILLILALNRMLSIFVPFAFLTGGFFSGLSGYIGMSVGVRASARTTNAAKTSLNSALRVAFSSGMVMGLVVVGLGLLDLSIWYYVLNLIYKNLPLFERMEKITSTMLGFGIGASSQALFARVGGGIFTKAADVGADLVGKVEAGIPEDDPRNPAVIADNVGDNVGDIAGMGADLYESYYSSIIATMALAVSAGLSAKGVLLPMIVAGIGIVSSIIGSIFVKTGEKVEQKVLLKALRTGIYFTTLLVAILGFFAVYWILGKIYINIYWAILSGLLAGIIIGFSTEYFTSDNYQPTQKISVAAKTSPATVVIEGLSIGMISTVIPVVTVAIAIISSYYLVGGLNNPGLGLYGISISAVGILSTLGITLATDAFGPVADNAGGNAQMSGQEPIVRERTDALDALGNTTAATGKGFAISSAALTALALIAAYRNEVRLASHGLKTVTATLLNPQTIAGLFIGAMLPFGFCALIMKSIGRTAQKIVDEVRRQFREIKGLLEGTAKADYARAVHICTAAAQKEMIAPSLLAIVAPIVVGVLLGIEAVAGLLIGALVSGFALAIMMANSGGAWDNAKKFIEKGNLGGKGSQCHKAGVVGDTVGDPLKDAAGPSLNILLKLMSMVSIVFLGFILKYSIFK, from the coding sequence ATGGAATTAATTTTTATTATTGCTCCGATTTCAGCAGTGATTGCGTTAATATCGGCGTTGATATTGACTGTAAGGGTATTAAAGACTGATGAAGGCACGCCGGCAATGAAACAAGTTGCCAGTGCAGTCTTAGAAGGTGCTAACGCCTATCTCAAAAGACAATATCTTGGCGTTTCACTCTATTTCTTAGTCGTTTTCGTTATCTTATTAATTTTGGCATTGAATCGAATGTTATCCATATTTGTGCCTTTTGCATTTTTGACTGGTGGATTTTTCTCGGGTCTTTCTGGATATATTGGAATGTCCGTAGGCGTTCGTGCCAGTGCCCGCACAACTAATGCGGCAAAAACCAGTCTTAACTCAGCATTACGAGTTGCCTTCTCTTCCGGAATGGTAATGGGATTGGTTGTTGTCGGATTAGGACTGCTTGATTTAAGCATCTGGTATTATGTGTTAAATCTCATTTATAAAAATTTACCTTTATTCGAACGAATGGAAAAAATCACTTCAACAATGTTAGGATTTGGTATTGGTGCCAGTTCCCAAGCATTGTTTGCTCGTGTTGGCGGTGGCATTTTTACCAAAGCCGCTGATGTTGGTGCTGATTTAGTTGGAAAAGTAGAAGCCGGTATTCCTGAAGATGACCCCCGCAATCCGGCAGTAATCGCTGATAATGTTGGTGACAATGTCGGCGATATTGCGGGCATGGGTGCTGATTTATACGAATCCTATTATAGTTCAATTATTGCAACAATGGCTTTGGCCGTTTCGGCTGGCTTAAGCGCAAAAGGAGTTTTATTGCCGATGATTGTTGCCGGTATTGGAATAGTTTCTTCGATCATCGGAAGTATTTTCGTCAAGACAGGCGAGAAAGTCGAACAAAAAGTCCTCCTCAAAGCATTACGGACGGGAATTTATTTTACTACATTATTAGTTGCCATTTTGGGATTTTTTGCAGTATATTGGATTTTAGGAAAAATCTATATCAATATTTATTGGGCGATTCTTTCTGGACTCTTAGCAGGTATAATTATCGGATTTTCTACAGAATACTTCACATCAGATAATTATCAACCAACACAAAAAATTTCAGTCGCAGCCAAAACCTCTCCGGCAACGGTTGTCATTGAGGGATTATCAATAGGGATGATTTCAACTGTAATTCCCGTTGTAACAGTTGCTATAGCAATTATCAGCAGCTATTATCTTGTTGGCGGTCTAAATAATCCTGGACTCGGTTTATACGGTATCAGTATTTCAGCAGTCGGTATACTTTCTACTCTTGGTATTACTTTAGCAACTGATGCATTTGGACCGGTTGCGGATAATGCCGGTGGTAATGCACAGATGAGCGGCCAGGAACCGATTGTCCGCGAGCGAACTGATGCTTTAGATGCTTTAGGCAATACAACCGCCGCAACCGGCAAAGGATTTGCAATCAGTTCAGCAGCATTAACTGCATTAGCCTTAATCGCTGCTTATCGTAATGAAGTTCGCCTTGCCAGTCATGGATTAAAAACCGTTACTGCAACTTTACTTAATCCTCAAACGATTGCTGGACTATTTATTGGTGCCATGCTACCATTTGGATTTTGTGCTTTAATTATGAAATCTATAGGAAGAACTGCCCAAAAAATTGTTGATGAAGTGCGTCGTCAATTTCGTGAAATCAAAGGATTACTTGAAGGAACAGCAAAAGCCGATTATGCCCGTGCAGTTCATATCTGCACTGCCGCAGCACAAAAAGAAATGATTGCACCATCGCTACTTGCAATTGTTGCTCCAATCGTTGTTGGTGTACTGCTCGGAATTGAAGCAGTCGCAGGATTATTGATTGGTGCATTAGTCTCTGGATTTGCTTTAGCCATAATGATGGCAAATTCTGGTGGTGCTTGGGATAATGCCAAAAAGTTTATTGAAAAAGGAAATTTAGGTGGCAAAGGGTCTCAATGTCATAAAGCCGGTGTTGTTGGCGATACAGTCGGTGACCCATTAAAAGATGCAGCCGGACCATCTCTAAATATTTTATTAAAACTGATGTCAATGGTTTCAATCGTATTCTTAGGTTTTATCTTAAAATACTCAATTTTTAAATAA